From Neomonachus schauinslandi chromosome 12, ASM220157v2, whole genome shotgun sequence, the proteins below share one genomic window:
- the GALNT11 gene encoding polypeptide N-acetylgalactosaminyltransferase 11 isoform X4, with translation MIFNERDQELRDLGYQKHAFNMLISNRLGYHRDVPDTRNAACKDKSYPVDLPVASVVICFYNEALSALLRTVHSVLDRTPAQLLHEIILVDDDSDFDDLKGELEEYVQKYLPGKIKVIRNPKREGLIRGRMIGAAHATGEVLVFLDSHCEVNVMWLQPLLAAIQQDQRTVVCPVIDIISADTLAYSSSPVVRGGFNWGLHFKWDLVPLSELGGPAGATAPIKSPTMAGGLFAMNRHYFNELGQYDSGMDIWGGENLEISFRIWMCGGKLFIIPCSRVGHIFRKRRPYGSPEGQDTMTHNSLRLAHVWLDEYKEQYFSLRPDLRTKSYGNISERVELRKKLDCKSFKWYLDNIYPEMQISGPNAKPQQPIFINRGPKRPKVLQRGRLYHLQTNKCLVAQGRPSQKGGLVVLKACDYSDPSQIWIYNEEHELVLNNLLCLDMSETRSSDPPRLMKCHGSGGSQQWTFGKSNRLYQVSVGQCLRVVDPLSHKGYVAVAICDGSSSQQWHLEG, from the exons ATGTAAAGACAAGTCTTACCCTGTGGACCTGCCAGTCGCTAGTGTTGTTATCTGTTTCTACAACGAAGCCTTGTCTGCCTTGCTCCGTACTGTGCACAGCGTCCTAGACCGCACACCAGCCCAGCTCCTTCATGAAATCATCCTTGTGGACGATGACAGTGACTTCG ATGATCTGAAAGGAGAACTAGAGGAATATGTCCAAAAATATCTCCCtggaaaaattaaagtaataagaAACCCAAAGCGTGAGGGATTGATTCGAGGAAGGATGATTGGAGCAGCCCACGCTACAG GAGAAGTCCTGGTGTTCCTGGACAGCCACTGTGAAGTAAACGTGATGTGGCTGCAGCCCTTGCTGGCTGCCATCCAGCAGGACCAGCGGACCGTGGTGTGCCCTGTCATCGATATCATCAGCGCGGACACGCTCGCCTACAGCTCGTCCCCTGTCGTGCGGGGAGGTTTCAACTGGGGTCTACACTTCAAGTGGGATCTTGTTCCCCTTTCTGAGCTCGGAGGACCAGCAGGAGCTACTGCACCAATAAA gtCACCTACAATGGCTGGAGGATTGTTTGCCATGAACAGACACTATTTCAATGAACTTGGACAGTACGACAGTGGCATGGATATCTGGGGaggagaaaatttagaaatatcattTCGG ATTTGGATGTGTGGAGGTAAACTCTTCATCATCCCTTGCTCTAGAGTCGGACACATTTTCCGAAAAAGGCGACCGTATGGTTCTCCTGAAGGCCAGGACACCATGACCCACAACTCCCTGAGGCTGGCACATGTTTGGTTGGATGAGTATAAG gagcAGTATTTTTCCTTAAGACCTGATCTGAGGACCAAAAGCTATGGAAATATCAGTGAGCGTGTTGAATTGAGGAAGAAGTTGGATTGTAAATCATTTAAATGGTATCTGGATAATATTTACCCAGAGATGCAGATATCTGGGCCCAACGCCAAACCCCAGCAACCCATTTTTATCAATAGAGGGCCAAAACGCCCCAAAGTCCTTCAGCGTGGAAGG CTCTATCACCTCCAGACCAACAAGTGTCTGGTGGCCCAGGGCCGCCCAAGTCAGAAAGGAGGCCTGGTGGTACTTAAAGCATGTGACTACAGTGACCCAAGTCAG ATTTGGATTTATAATGAAGAACACGAGTTGGTTTTAAATAACCTCCTTTGCCTGGATATGTCAGAAACTCGCTCGTCAGACCCACCACGACTCATGAAGTGCCACGGGTCAGGAGGATCCCAGCAGTGGACCTTCGGG AAGAGTAATCGGCTGTACCAGGTGTCAGTTGGACAGTGCCTGAGAGTGGTCGACCCACTGAGTCACAAAGGCTATGTTGCAGTGGCAATCTGTGATGGTTCTTCCTCACAACAGTGGCATCTGGAAGGTTAA